A region of the Terriglobales bacterium genome:
TCCGGAATCAGGGAGCCGCCCCGGCTGGCGTAAAGATCGGCGCCAGTGTCTCCGGAGGGGCGCACTTCGGTTACGCTGGGTAAAGTGGCGAGGCGCTCAAGTAGCGGTGCGGAGTGATGTCCAAAACGCAGGCGCAGGAGAAATCCGCCGGGAATAGAAGCTTTCAGCTCGGCGGGCGTACCCGATGCGATGATGCGGCCATGATCAATGATGGCGAGTTGCTGGCATAGCGAATCGGCCTCTTCCATGTTGTGGGTCGTAAGCAGGATGGTGCGGCCTTTCTGGTTATACTCGCGGATAATTTCCCACAGCAGCAGCCGGGTTTGCGGATCCAGGCCCACGCTCGGTTCATCGAGGAACAAGACCTGCGGGTCGTGCATCATGGCACGCGCGATTGACACACGCTGCATCATGCCGCCCGAAAATCCGCGGACGAGTTGGTCGGCACGGTCCGTCAACTGAAAGCGTTCGAGCAAAGCATTGGCGCGCTCACTCCGTTCGCGCGAACTCAGGCCGAAGTAGGCTCCATGGAAGAGCAGAATCTCGCGGGCGGTAAGGGCAAAATCCAGGTTCGGGCGCTGAGCCACCACCCCGATCTGGCGCTTGGCGGCCGTCTGATCGAGCCAAACATCGAGTCCGCTAATCCAGGCCGTACCACTGGTTGGGCGCACGCGGGTGGTCAGAATGCCCACGGTGGTGGACTTCCCCGCCCCATTCGGACCGAGCAGACCAAAGATCCCGCCGGGGGCAACGTCGAGGTCAATACCATCAAGCGCGGTGATCTGCGGCTTGGGCGCCTTATTACGCTTGCCGGTCGAGGCGGAAGCATCACCGCGTACGGCTCCGGCTGGCGGATTTGAGTTGTAAATCTTGCGCAGATCGCGAGTACGAATTGCCGAGTCCATTGCTAGGGTCCCTGGTCGAGAGCGCATCACGCTCTGGCGACCGCTGAAACTGAAACTAAGTATACATAGCAGTGCTGAGGAATCATAAGTTCTGTTGATGTCCCGCGCTTTGTTCTACGTCATCGCGGCTCGGGATTATCTGCAAACCTAAGTATTAAAGGAATCTTGTCCGAAAGAATTGTAAAAATGCGACATGTTTCGGCATTCGTGATCTGAAAGGATATACTCTGTACCCGACTAACAATTCCGGTATCCTAGACATATGAAACTACGTGGTTGCGGTACGGCCCTTGTCACCCCCTTCAACGCCGATGGTTCCGTGGACGAACCCAGCCTGCGCAGTCTGGTGAGTTGGCAGGTCGAGTCAGAAATTGATTTTCTTATTCCCTGCGGCACCACTGGCGAGACCCCGACTCTTTCGCGCAGTGAATGGCAGTTCGTGATTGAGGTAACGATTGATACAGTTCGGGCACGCGTACCCATCGTGGCGGGAGCGACTTCTAACTCAACCCGCGAGGCCGTGGAAAAAGCGCAGACGGTTGCAGCCATTCCTGGCGTGGACGCAATTCTGACTGCCTCTCCTTATTACAACAAGCCCACGCAAGAAGGCCAGTACCAGCACTTCAAGGCCATCGCCGAGGCGGTGGATAAGCCCGTCGTGCTCTACAACGTCCCCGGGCGTACGGCAGCCAATCTTGAGCCCGCTACCGTCGGCCGGCTGGCCGAGATCAAAAATATTGTGGGCATCAAAGAAGCCAGTGGCCTTATCGGACAAATCTCCGAGGTCTTTAACAACGTTCCGGAAGATTTTACGGTCCTCTCGGGTGACGATGTCATGACGCTGCCGGTCATCGCCCTGGGTGGAGCAGGCGTGATTTCGGTTGCATCGAACGAGATCCCGCGCGAGATGGCGAAGATGACCCGCGCGGCATTGGATGGCGATTGGGAGATGGCAAGGCGCATCCATCGCAAATTTTTGCCGCTCATGCAGGCCAACTTTATCGAATCGAGCCCACTGCCGGTGAAAGCCGTGCTGGCCATGATGGGAAAAATTGGAGAACACTACCGCCTTCCCTTAGTCCCGATGAAGAAAGACACGCGCGCAAAGCTAGAGGCGATTGCGGCAGAAGCCGGATTGCTGAAAAAAATTTTGGTGGCAAAGTAGCCGCTCTCGGTATTGACTCTATTCTGGTCCGCGTCTCTCTGCATTAATCTGCGGCGAAAAACGTGTATACTCAGCCGCGATGCAACCTTTACAGAATGAAATTGAACGGCTCTTTGCTCTGGGAGCGCAGGCCAAGTCAGAATCCTCCGCGCGTGAGGTGTTTCTCGAATTCCGTTCCTCTCTTTCACGCGGGAAAATCCGCGCCGCGGAAAAACGCGGCAACCAGTGGTATGCCAACGTCTGGGTGAAGCAAGGAATCCTGCTGGGCTTTCGCCTGGGTGAACTGGCTGAGATGGGCTCCGACGCAACCCTCTCCTTCGTGGATAAAGACACCTACCCTGCCCGCCGCTGGCACGTTGGCGATGGCATTCGTATCGTCCCGGGAGGCTCCTCGGTGCGCGAAGGCGCTTATGTGGCGCCCTCGGTGATCTGTATGCCGCCCATGTATATCAACGTGGGCGCTTACGTGGATGAAGGCGCCCTGGTAGACTCCCACGCTCTGGTTGGCTCCTGCGCTCAGATTGGCAAGCGTGTGCACCTGAGTGCCGCCGCCCAGATTGGCGGAGTGCTGGAGCCTGTCAGCGCTGCTCCGGTTGTAATCGAAGATGAAGCCCTGGTCGGCGGAAACTGCGGAGTCTATGAAGGCACGCAGGTCAGGACCCGCGCTGTGTTGGGCGCTGGGACTATACTGACCCGCTCCACGCCGGTTTACGATCTGGTTCGCGGCCAAGTCTACCGTGCTACCGATGAGCAGCCCCTCGTAATCCCGGAAAATGCCGTAGTTGTACCTGGCTCCCGGGCCGTCGCCCACGGCAAAGGCGCGGAATGGAACCTTTCGCTGTACACGCCAGTCATCGTCAAGTACCGTGATGAAAAAACCGACAGCCGGGTCGAGCTCGAAGATTTATTGCGGTAACGCTTGAAGATTTTTAAAAAAAATCATGAAAAAGAACATCTTATTGGCGGGCTTTGTAGCCGGTAGTCTCGCCGCCATTCTGACTACTTTGGCGCATTTTCGGCTAGTCCCCATTCCAGAAGCCGCTCTGATGACAGCCCGCTGGGCGGCAATCGCAGTCCTGATCGCATATGCTTTCTTGCGCCGCTCCCTGACTCCCTGGATCCTG
Encoded here:
- a CDS encoding ATP-binding cassette domain-containing protein, with amino-acid sequence MDSAIRTRDLRKIYNSNPPAGAVRGDASASTGKRNKAPKPQITALDGIDLDVAPGGIFGLLGPNGAGKSTTVGILTTRVRPTSGTAWISGLDVWLDQTAAKRQIGVVAQRPNLDFALTAREILLFHGAYFGLSSRERSERANALLERFQLTDRADQLVRGFSGGMMQRVSIARAMMHDPQVLFLDEPSVGLDPQTRLLLWEIIREYNQKGRTILLTTHNMEEADSLCQQLAIIDHGRIIASGTPAELKASIPGGFLLRLRFGHHSAPLLERLATLPSVTEVRPSGDTGADLYASRGGSLIPEIVNAAAAFGVELSDVHISEPSLENLFLHHTGRSLRE
- a CDS encoding 2,3,4,5-tetrahydropyridine-2,6-dicarboxylate N-succinyltransferase encodes the protein MQPLQNEIERLFALGAQAKSESSAREVFLEFRSSLSRGKIRAAEKRGNQWYANVWVKQGILLGFRLGELAEMGSDATLSFVDKDTYPARRWHVGDGIRIVPGGSSVREGAYVAPSVICMPPMYINVGAYVDEGALVDSHALVGSCAQIGKRVHLSAAAQIGGVLEPVSAAPVVIEDEALVGGNCGVYEGTQVRTRAVLGAGTILTRSTPVYDLVRGQVYRATDEQPLVIPENAVVVPGSRAVAHGKGAEWNLSLYTPVIVKYRDEKTDSRVELEDLLR
- the dapA gene encoding 4-hydroxy-tetrahydrodipicolinate synthase, with the protein product MKLRGCGTALVTPFNADGSVDEPSLRSLVSWQVESEIDFLIPCGTTGETPTLSRSEWQFVIEVTIDTVRARVPIVAGATSNSTREAVEKAQTVAAIPGVDAILTASPYYNKPTQEGQYQHFKAIAEAVDKPVVLYNVPGRTAANLEPATVGRLAEIKNIVGIKEASGLIGQISEVFNNVPEDFTVLSGDDVMTLPVIALGGAGVISVASNEIPREMAKMTRAALDGDWEMARRIHRKFLPLMQANFIESSPLPVKAVLAMMGKIGEHYRLPLVPMKKDTRAKLEAIAAEAGLLKKILVAK